The DNA segment GAACACAGGCAGCCATCCCGGCGCCCAGGAACCCGGTGCTCCGCGTTACCAGGTTTTCCACCGCTACATCGCCCGCATCAATGGCTTTTTTGATCACCGAACTCTTTATCTGACTGATATCGGTTCCAGCCTCGGCACGCACCGTGGGTGCATACCCGGTCGCCGCGAGCATCACCATATCCTTTGCCAACGCCGTCTTGCCGGCCAACCCCTCCAGGGTGCCCGCAATACCTACCGGGGAGATCGGCCCATCGGTCTGCAGGATGATATGCCCGATCTCCCCGGCACCACCGCCGGCGCCACGGAAAAGCCGGCCATTCAGGATGATGCCGCCCCCGATGCCGGTGCCGACAAACAGACCGATTACGTGCCGGGCACGGCGAGCCGGTCCGAACCGGTATTCGCCGAAGACCCCGGCATTCACATCGTTCTCTACGATAACCGGCACGTTATACAGGCTGCCCAGCTGCTCTTTGAGATCCAGGTCCCGGAGATTAAGGTTCGGCAGATGCGGGATTTTCTCTGTTCTGGCATCCACCAGCCCCGGCACCGCAATTCCGATCCCGGCCAGCTCTATCCCTGCAGGGGCCTGCGCCAAGGCTTCGTCCATAGTTTCCTGAATACGGCTGACCAACTCGGACTCGGAGGCAATTCCCCGGGTTTTTTTCTTGCTGGATCCGAGTGCTTCAAACCCCATATTGAAAACAGTTGCGAGCATCTTGGTCCCGCCAAGATCAAACCCGA comes from the Spirochaeta africana DSM 8902 genome and includes:
- a CDS encoding ROK family protein, translated to MADQCLIGFDLGGTKMLATVFNMGFEALGSSKKKTRGIASESELVSRIQETMDEALAQAPAGIELAGIGIAVPGLVDARTEKIPHLPNLNLRDLDLKEQLGSLYNVPVIVENDVNAGVFGEYRFGPARRARHVIGLFVGTGIGGGIILNGRLFRGAGGGAGEIGHIILQTDGPISPVGIAGTLEGLAGKTALAKDMVMLAATGYAPTVRAEAGTDISQIKSSVIKKAIDAGDVAVENLVTRSTGFLGAGMAACVQIFNPEVILLGGGIVEKLGKTYVAQAEAAMRARCMKVLGDQVQVMQATLGDDAVPLGIAALLSETLQEGVSPE